In Kaistella faecalis, a genomic segment contains:
- a CDS encoding rhodanese-like domain-containing protein has product MKNLQLLFAAAMMLLSCTPAKPALTIPCVSIKEIVKNSETTLVDVRVPEQFAEKTAENGVNIPLATMQDSIGFFKKQKNIVVFCNTGKQASEAMDLLKKNGVENVYYGKTLKNVEAIQKEKVQE; this is encoded by the coding sequence ATGAAAAATCTGCAATTACTTTTTGCAGCTGCAATGATGCTGCTTTCCTGTACTCCAGCAAAACCGGCACTGACCATTCCCTGTGTAAGCATTAAAGAAATTGTAAAAAATTCTGAAACTACACTGGTTGATGTTCGGGTTCCGGAACAGTTTGCAGAAAAGACAGCGGAAAATGGGGTAAATATTCCGTTGGCAACGATGCAGGACAGTATCGGTTTCTTCAAAAAGCAGAAAAATATTGTTGTTTTCTGCAATACCGGAAAACAGGCATCCGAGGCGATGGATCTTCTGAAGAAAAACGGTGTTGAAAATGTTTATTATGGCAAAACATTAAAAAATGTTGAAGCGATACAGAAGGAAAAAGTACAAGAGTGA
- a CDS encoding amidohydrolase has product MRNNLKITGLNFDICWKNKTENFEALENQLSEVVTDLFILPEMFSTGFYMNAEEVADRNGETLNWMRYFSNKTNTAVCGSASVLENKRFVNRFYFVKPDGSYNYYDKRHLFSYSGEDKTYSRGKERVIVEYKDWRILLQVCYDLRFPVFSRNNDDYDAIIYVANWPETRIDAWNTLLKARAIENQSYVFGLNRIGTDGNNLNYPESSSCFFADGSVISEVKANMVTAVLDHENLEKYREKFQFLGDRDSFEIK; this is encoded by the coding sequence ATGAGAAATAATTTAAAAATCACCGGTTTAAATTTCGATATCTGTTGGAAAAATAAAACAGAAAATTTCGAAGCCTTAGAAAATCAGCTGTCCGAGGTTGTGACAGATCTGTTTATTTTGCCTGAAATGTTCTCCACCGGATTTTATATGAATGCTGAAGAGGTAGCAGATCGAAATGGTGAAACCTTGAACTGGATGAGATATTTTTCCAATAAAACCAACACCGCAGTGTGCGGAAGTGCTTCTGTTCTGGAAAATAAAAGATTTGTTAACCGTTTTTACTTCGTAAAACCCGATGGAAGCTATAATTATTACGACAAAAGACATCTGTTCTCTTATTCTGGGGAAGATAAAACCTATTCCCGCGGGAAAGAAAGAGTTATTGTAGAATATAAAGATTGGCGAATTTTGCTTCAGGTTTGCTATGATCTCAGGTTTCCCGTCTTCTCAAGAAATAATGACGATTACGATGCCATCATCTATGTTGCAAACTGGCCGGAAACAAGAATTGATGCATGGAATACTTTGTTAAAGGCAAGAGCGATCGAAAATCAGAGTTATGTTTTTGGTCTTAACCGGATTGGCACGGATGGCAATAACCTGAACTATCCGGAAAGTTCGTCATGTTTTTTTGCTGACGGAAGTGTTATCTCAGAAGTAAAGGCGAATATGGTAACTGCAGTTTTGGATCATGAAAATCTTGAAAAGTACCGCGAAAAATTTCAGTTTTTAGGCGACCGCGATTCCTTTGAAATTAAGTAA
- a CDS encoding OsmC family protein — MTSTITYSGDFTIVSQHEKSGAEITTCAPLRDGGTSEYFSPSDIFGISYGQSMLMAVAVLGKHKGIDITGATCELKKSTHPEPKRIGTIFCIVRIPGEYTPEQKKFIEHTALNCPVSLSIHPNVQRTVLFEYGL, encoded by the coding sequence ATGACTTCAACAATTACTTATTCAGGCGATTTTACAATCGTATCTCAACATGAAAAATCGGGGGCGGAAATCACCACATGTGCGCCTTTAAGAGACGGCGGAACATCAGAATATTTTTCTCCTTCAGATATTTTCGGGATTTCCTACGGGCAATCTATGTTAATGGCAGTGGCTGTTTTGGGAAAACACAAAGGGATCGATATCACAGGCGCAACTTGTGAACTGAAAAAATCTACCCACCCCGAACCCAAAAGAATCGGTACAATATTCTGCATCGTAAGAATTCCAGGAGAATATACGCCGGAACAGAAGAAATTTATTGAACATACAGCCCTCAACTGTCCGGTATCACTATCCATACATCCAAATGTACAGCGGACTGTGCTTTTCGAGTACGGACTTTAA
- a CDS encoding SUF system Fe-S cluster assembly protein, with protein sequence MALTDDQIADIGENIIKNLKTVYDPEIPVDIYELGLIYDVQISDQGEVKVIMTLTTPNCPVAESLPAEVREKVAEVEGVKEVDLELTFEPSWNKDMMSEEARFELGMF encoded by the coding sequence ATGGCTTTAACAGACGATCAGATTGCCGATATCGGCGAAAATATTATTAAAAATTTAAAGACAGTATACGATCCCGAAATTCCCGTAGATATCTATGAACTTGGACTTATTTACGATGTACAGATTTCCGACCAGGGTGAAGTGAAAGTAATTATGACTCTAACCACACCTAACTGTCCCGTGGCAGAAAGTTTGCCCGCGGAAGTACGGGAAAAGGTTGCTGAAGTTGAAGGAGTGAAAGAGGTCGATTTGGAACTCACTTTCGAACCATCATGGAACAAGGATATGATGAGTGAAGAAGCCCGTTTTGAACTGGGAATGTTTTAA
- a CDS encoding 3'-5' exonuclease, which yields MIQHIPLEKILFLDIETVPQAGNWEDLNETDQYLWDKKTRMQRKEDFTAEDFYRERGGIMAEFGKIICISVGILEKSEKLMVKSFYGDDEKKLLEEFGEIFNRPKLHDVILCAHNGKEFDFPWIARRFLINGMQPPRPFQLFGKKPWEIPHLDTMELWKFGDYKSFISLELLAHVFGIPTPKDDIDGSMVSSIYHIEKDLFRIVQYCEKDVLTLANIFRRMRQEELLERKTD from the coding sequence ATGATTCAACATATTCCTTTAGAAAAAATTCTTTTTCTGGACATCGAAACTGTACCGCAAGCCGGCAACTGGGAAGATCTGAATGAGACCGACCAATATCTCTGGGATAAGAAGACAAGGATGCAGCGAAAGGAAGATTTCACAGCTGAAGATTTTTACAGAGAAAGAGGCGGAATTATGGCAGAATTCGGTAAAATCATCTGTATTTCTGTGGGGATTTTAGAAAAAAGTGAAAAACTTATGGTTAAAAGTTTTTACGGAGACGATGAGAAAAAACTGCTTGAGGAATTCGGCGAGATATTTAACCGACCCAAACTTCATGATGTGATTCTTTGCGCACATAACGGTAAAGAATTCGACTTTCCGTGGATTGCAAGACGATTTCTTATCAACGGAATGCAGCCGCCGCGGCCATTTCAGCTTTTTGGGAAAAAACCTTGGGAAATTCCGCACCTGGATACTATGGAGTTATGGAAATTTGGTGATTACAAATCATTCATCTCGCTGGAATTACTGGCTCATGTTTTCGGAATTCCCACTCCGAAGGATGATATCGACGGTTCTATGGTTTCGTCGATTTACCATATAGAAAAAGACTTATTTAGAATTGTTCAATATTGTGAAAAAGATGTCTTAACTTTGGCAAATATTTTCCGGCGGATGCGCCAGGAAGAACTTCTCGAAAGGAAAACAGACTAA
- a CDS encoding c-type cytochrome: MNTTQDLRTKKRTSNKAITTLSAIAAFGFLASCTQKPVVVEGTKTKTAENLALGKTVFENSCGRCHDLPNPTSHSAQDWVGIMNRMAPKAKLNDEQHQLVYDYIVSVK, translated from the coding sequence ATGAATACAACTCAGGATTTAAGAACCAAAAAAAGAACATCAAATAAAGCAATCACTACTCTTTCAGCGATTGCAGCGTTCGGATTTTTAGCTTCCTGCACACAAAAACCAGTGGTGGTGGAAGGAACAAAAACCAAGACTGCTGAAAATTTAGCATTAGGAAAAACGGTCTTCGAAAACTCATGCGGAAGATGCCATGATCTCCCAAATCCTACGTCACATTCGGCCCAGGATTGGGTGGGAATCATGAACAGGATGGCACCAAAAGCGAAGCTTAACGACGAACAACACCAACTTGTTTACGATTATATCGTTTCGGTTAAATAA
- a CDS encoding hydroxymethylglutaryl-CoA lyase has product MFLTECPRDAMQGWGEFIPTQKKIDYINTLMDVGFDVLDCGSFVSPKSIPQMADSGTVLDEIDKSISDTKLSVIVANYRGAEKALSHEQVDILGFPFSISETFQHRNTNKNQEEAFNDILKISELLKTDGRTLNVYFSMAFGNPYGEMWKWEDVDFWANRFSEIGIKNILLSDTTGTGTVEQIELLFDKIPAKYPDIDFGAHFHNRYEDSYKKLKAAYDNGCRRFDSAIKGIGGCPMAKDDLVGNMPTEQVINFMASEKIEHSLNLLNFESAYNKAKNIFHF; this is encoded by the coding sequence ATGTTTTTAACTGAATGTCCGCGCGATGCCATGCAAGGTTGGGGCGAATTTATCCCCACTCAAAAGAAGATCGATTATATCAATACATTAATGGATGTTGGTTTTGATGTCTTGGATTGTGGGAGTTTTGTTTCGCCAAAATCGATTCCGCAGATGGCTGATTCCGGAACCGTGCTTGATGAAATCGACAAATCCATTTCCGATACAAAGTTATCGGTGATTGTTGCCAATTACCGCGGCGCTGAAAAAGCTTTGTCACATGAACAGGTTGATATTCTGGGGTTTCCGTTTTCTATTTCGGAGACTTTTCAACACCGGAATACCAATAAAAATCAGGAAGAAGCTTTTAATGATATTTTAAAAATCAGTGAACTCCTGAAAACCGATGGACGAACATTAAACGTTTATTTTTCGATGGCTTTCGGGAATCCTTACGGTGAAATGTGGAAATGGGAAGATGTGGATTTCTGGGCAAACCGATTCAGTGAAATTGGAATTAAAAATATTTTACTCTCCGACACTACGGGAACCGGCACTGTCGAACAGATCGAACTGCTTTTCGACAAAATTCCTGCAAAATATCCTGATATCGATTTTGGGGCTCATTTTCATAACCGCTACGAAGATTCTTACAAAAAACTGAAAGCCGCTTACGACAACGGTTGCAGAAGATTCGATTCCGCTATTAAAGGAATTGGCGGCTGCCCGATGGCGAAAGATGATTTGGTAGGAAATATGCCGACCGAGCAGGTCATTAATTTTATGGCTTCGGAAAAAATCGAGCATTCGCTTAACTTACTGAACTTCGAAAGTGCATATAACAAAGCGAAAAATATTTTTCATTTTTAA
- the pepT gene encoding peptidase T, which translates to MTTIEFNLEWKLKLQNRFINYVKIFSTSDPESEATPSTERQWNIANYIFEELKTLGLSDVSLDENGYIYAYVPSNLENDDEPVVGFISHYDTSPDFNGENVKPQIWDDYDGKDLLLNRETGFILSPSKFESLKDYVGKTLITTDGTTLLGADDKAGIAEIVTAAEYLLAHPDIKHGKIAIGFTPDEEIGRGAHKFDVVKFGAEWAYTMDGGEVGELEYENFNAAGAVVKIHGLSVHPGYAFSKMVNASLLAAEFIKMLPENETPSTTKGFEGFYHLTDLKSDVSEAKIQYIIRDHDAEKFEARKEFITEKVAEFNKKFGEGTAEIEIKEQYRNMKQQFEGKMHIIDIAEQAMKDANIEPKIKAIRGGTDGAQLSYMGLPCPNIFAGGINFHGPYEYVALESMEKAVKVIINIARAVKKI; encoded by the coding sequence ATGACGACCATAGAATTCAACCTCGAGTGGAAACTGAAGCTGCAAAACCGCTTTATTAATTACGTAAAAATATTTTCAACAAGCGATCCGGAAAGTGAAGCAACACCGTCAACTGAAAGACAGTGGAACATTGCCAATTATATTTTTGAAGAACTGAAAACCCTGGGTTTAAGCGATGTTTCTCTGGATGAGAACGGATATATTTATGCGTACGTTCCATCTAATCTGGAAAATGATGATGAACCTGTTGTGGGATTTATTTCTCATTATGATACATCGCCCGATTTTAACGGTGAAAATGTAAAACCTCAGATCTGGGACGATTATGACGGGAAAGATTTGCTTCTCAATAGAGAAACAGGGTTCATACTTTCGCCTTCTAAATTTGAAAGTCTTAAAGATTATGTGGGTAAAACCTTGATTACAACAGATGGAACCACGCTTCTTGGCGCTGATGACAAAGCAGGAATTGCGGAGATTGTAACCGCTGCAGAATATCTTTTGGCCCATCCAGATATTAAACACGGTAAAATCGCAATTGGATTTACACCTGATGAAGAAATTGGCAGAGGTGCTCATAAATTTGATGTCGTTAAATTTGGTGCAGAATGGGCTTACACGATGGATGGCGGCGAAGTCGGTGAACTGGAGTACGAAAACTTTAACGCTGCAGGCGCGGTGGTTAAAATTCACGGTTTAAGTGTTCACCCGGGTTATGCTTTCAGTAAAATGGTAAATGCATCGCTTTTGGCAGCAGAATTCATTAAAATGCTTCCGGAAAACGAAACACCTTCCACAACAAAAGGCTTTGAAGGATTTTATCACCTGACAGATCTTAAATCTGATGTTTCTGAAGCGAAAATCCAGTACATCATCCGTGATCACGACGCTGAGAAATTTGAAGCAAGAAAAGAGTTTATCACAGAAAAAGTTGCGGAATTCAACAAAAAATTCGGCGAAGGCACTGCAGAAATTGAGATCAAAGAACAATACCGCAACATGAAGCAGCAGTTCGAAGGAAAAATGCATATTATCGACATTGCAGAACAGGCAATGAAAGACGCCAATATAGAGCCTAAAATTAAAGCCATACGTGGTGGTACAGACGGTGCACAGCTTTCTTACATGGGATTGCCTTGCCCGAACATTTTCGCCGGGGGAATCAACTTCCACGGACCTTACGAATACGTAGCTTTAGAATCGATGGAAAAAGCAGTGAAAGTGATTATTAATATCGCGCGAGCAGTGAAGAAAATATAA
- a CDS encoding tRNA-binding protein, with protein MTIKPEITFADFEKIDIRTGTIISVSDFPEARKPSYRLEIDFGALGIKKSSAQITELYKKEDLQGKQILAVVNFPKKQIANFLSDCLLLGVYGEGKEVTIITPSLPVKNGSIVG; from the coding sequence ATGACTATCAAGCCTGAAATTACGTTCGCGGATTTTGAAAAAATCGACATCCGAACCGGAACAATTATTTCCGTTTCCGATTTCCCCGAAGCCCGGAAGCCTTCTTACCGGCTGGAAATAGATTTCGGTGCTTTAGGAATAAAAAAATCGTCAGCACAAATCACCGAATTGTATAAGAAGGAAGATCTACAGGGCAAACAAATTCTGGCGGTGGTAAATTTTCCCAAAAAGCAAATCGCAAATTTTCTAAGTGATTGCCTTTTACTGGGTGTTTACGGTGAAGGAAAGGAAGTTACCATTATAACTCCTTCGCTACCCGTAAAAAACGGATCAATTGTAGGTTAA
- a CDS encoding energy transducer TonB gives MKKSIILLGLLMFSLYNAQLSKIVEIDRIYSSKNKEIYNKYKKVRNEERKLEEEKINTERLDGYEAAIKHIQKDDPQVNSEDLKKDFTKFAEYETGITGFRKLISQDFDSSAITDTEGTLRTVARFLVDEKGNVSNVTAEGSNREFNLLTIITLYKTMNKGKWKPAELNGVPIQSIFAMPLTMQFE, from the coding sequence ATGAAAAAGTCAATAATTTTATTGGGGCTTCTAATGTTTTCTCTTTATAACGCTCAACTTTCAAAAATTGTAGAAATAGACAGAATTTACAGCAGTAAGAATAAGGAAATTTATAACAAGTATAAAAAGGTTCGCAACGAGGAAAGAAAACTGGAAGAGGAAAAGATTAATACTGAGAGACTCGATGGTTATGAGGCAGCTATAAAACATATTCAGAAGGACGATCCACAAGTCAATTCTGAAGATCTCAAGAAGGATTTTACAAAATTCGCCGAATACGAAACGGGCATTACCGGATTCCGAAAGTTGATTTCGCAGGATTTTGATAGTTCGGCCATTACTGATACTGAGGGGACCTTACGGACAGTGGCAAGATTTCTGGTTGACGAAAAAGGAAATGTAAGCAATGTAACTGCGGAGGGCAGCAACAGGGAATTTAATTTGCTGACCATTATAACGCTGTATAAAACGATGAATAAAGGAAAATGGAAACCAGCTGAACTGAACGGAGTTCCAATACAATCAATATTTGCAATGCCATTAACAATGCAGTTTGAATAA
- the rseP gene encoding RIP metalloprotease RseP: MTLIQLFQFILSISILVVLHELGHFLPAKYFKTKVEKFYLFFDPWFSLAKINFRGTEYGIGWLPFGGYVKIAGMVDESMDTEQLKKPAEPWEFRSKPAWQRLIIMMGGVTVNFFLAWLIYSSLSYFKGETYHDNSKFENGIAVSDAGKKMGLETGDKILRIDGKHAERMETSTVNMLFADEVTVLRDGKEITFPINEQGVAEVLSQNEAKAYFTPRFPVVIGSLEPNGGAKAAGLVKGDRIVGINGKPLPYFDELGTELAKFKNQNVVLDIERNKTVQQINVKVNAQGKLGFGTDVNVAQAALEKARITKKYTVLEAIPRGLTRTIDVLTMQIKQFKIVFNTTTEGYKKVSGPIGIIKQMPETINWEFFWSFTAMFSVWLAFLNLIPIPGLDGGHVVFTLWEMITGKPVPQKVLENAQMIGVIFLLGLMVLIFGNDIVKWITGKF; the protein is encoded by the coding sequence ATGACATTAATACAGTTATTTCAATTCATACTCAGTATTTCGATCTTAGTAGTCCTGCATGAATTAGGGCATTTCCTCCCCGCTAAATATTTCAAAACCAAAGTTGAGAAATTCTATCTCTTCTTTGATCCATGGTTTTCTCTCGCAAAAATAAACTTCCGCGGTACCGAATATGGTATCGGCTGGCTTCCTTTTGGCGGATATGTGAAGATTGCCGGAATGGTAGACGAAAGTATGGATACCGAGCAACTGAAAAAACCGGCAGAACCGTGGGAATTCCGAAGCAAACCAGCTTGGCAGCGTTTAATCATTATGATGGGTGGTGTTACGGTAAACTTCTTTTTAGCATGGTTAATTTACTCAAGTTTAAGCTATTTTAAAGGTGAAACGTATCACGATAACTCCAAATTCGAAAATGGAATTGCCGTGTCGGACGCCGGTAAGAAAATGGGTCTTGAGACAGGAGATAAAATCTTAAGAATCGACGGAAAACATGCCGAGCGTATGGAAACGTCAACCGTAAATATGCTTTTTGCAGATGAGGTTACTGTTTTGAGAGATGGTAAAGAGATAACCTTCCCTATAAATGAACAGGGAGTTGCTGAGGTTTTATCACAGAATGAAGCCAAAGCTTATTTCACTCCCCGCTTTCCTGTTGTAATCGGCAGTCTGGAGCCAAACGGCGGTGCGAAAGCAGCGGGACTTGTGAAAGGTGACAGAATTGTTGGTATCAACGGAAAACCTTTACCTTATTTCGACGAACTTGGAACTGAACTGGCAAAATTCAAAAACCAGAACGTTGTTTTGGATATTGAAAGAAATAAAACTGTTCAGCAAATTAATGTTAAAGTTAATGCACAGGGTAAATTAGGTTTTGGTACCGATGTAAATGTAGCGCAGGCCGCATTGGAAAAAGCCAGAATTACAAAGAAATATACTGTACTTGAAGCAATACCTAGAGGTTTAACAAGAACGATTGATGTGCTTACGATGCAAATCAAACAGTTCAAAATTGTTTTCAATACCACTACTGAAGGTTATAAAAAAGTTTCAGGACCTATCGGAATTATCAAACAAATGCCGGAAACTATTAATTGGGAATTTTTCTGGAGTTTCACCGCAATGTTCTCCGTGTGGCTTGCATTCCTTAATTTGATCCCGATTCCGGGGTTAGATGGCGGCCATGTCGTGTTTACACTATGGGAAATGATCACCGGAAAACCTGTTCCGCAGAAAGTTTTAGAAAATGCCCAGATGATTGGTGTAATTTTCTTACTTGGATTGATGGTCTTAATCTTTGGAAACGACATAGTTAAGTGGATTACAGGGAAATTTTGA
- a CDS encoding thioredoxin family protein, translating into MSQKFQELINSERPVLIDFFAIWCGPCKVQSSVLTTVKENIGELARIVKIDVDEYPAIAAEYGVRGVPTLAVFKNGNLLYKQSGVHDVNTLTNLLQDIAEN; encoded by the coding sequence ATGTCACAAAAATTCCAGGAACTCATCAATTCCGAAAGACCTGTTCTTATCGATTTCTTTGCAATCTGGTGCGGGCCATGCAAGGTACAGTCATCAGTCCTTACCACCGTCAAAGAAAATATTGGCGAGCTGGCAAGAATTGTAAAGATAGATGTTGATGAATATCCTGCAATCGCTGCTGAATACGGAGTGAGAGGTGTTCCGACTTTGGCAGTTTTTAAAAATGGAAATCTACTTTACAAACAGAGCGGAGTACATGATGTAAATACTTTAACCAATCTTCTTCAAGATATTGCAGAAAATTAG
- a CDS encoding OsmC family protein: MTSKITYLGDLRCESQHLQSGTIIFTDAPTDNHGKGEVFSPTDLCATSLAQCMLTTIAILGKDKGLNIEGSYAELQKNMNPQPRKISEIVCTLYFPGTFTPEQKSFIEETAMNCPVALSLSSEVKKTVIFNYGH, translated from the coding sequence ATGACCTCAAAAATAACTTACCTCGGCGATCTGCGCTGCGAATCTCAACATCTGCAGTCGGGAACCATTATTTTTACTGATGCACCTACCGATAATCATGGCAAAGGTGAAGTATTTTCTCCCACCGATTTATGCGCGACTTCTTTAGCGCAGTGCATGCTTACCACCATTGCAATTTTAGGAAAAGACAAAGGCCTTAACATTGAAGGTTCCTACGCAGAACTGCAGAAAAACATGAATCCTCAGCCAAGGAAAATTTCGGAGATTGTATGTACTTTATATTTCCCCGGAACTTTTACGCCGGAGCAGAAATCTTTCATTGAAGAAACCGCGATGAACTGTCCTGTAGCTCTTTCTTTAAGTTCAGAAGTCAAAAAAACAGTAATCTTTAACTATGGTCATTAA
- a CDS encoding DUF6646 family protein yields MFFLGQMAFAQAWNGKGDQKLQVGFNGWGYGNGITATYDYGLGSIVSLGAGANFYFDGYKDDNKDNNVFLFGRLGFHLQEPLGLPEKWDIYPGINLGILGKDFGFGAHLGVRYFFNNNVGIYGEFGNNGSLGVSFNF; encoded by the coding sequence ATGTTCTTTTTAGGACAAATGGCATTTGCACAGGCTTGGAACGGCAAAGGAGATCAAAAACTTCAGGTAGGTTTTAACGGTTGGGGATACGGAAATGGTATTACTGCAACTTATGATTATGGATTAGGCAGTATCGTATCATTAGGTGCGGGTGCAAACTTCTATTTTGATGGGTATAAGGACGATAACAAAGATAATAATGTTTTCTTATTCGGTAGATTAGGATTTCATTTACAGGAACCATTAGGATTACCTGAAAAATGGGACATCTATCCGGGAATTAACTTAGGAATATTAGGTAAAGATTTCGGATTCGGCGCTCATTTGGGAGTTAGATATTTCTTCAACAACAATGTTGGTATCTATGGTGAATTTGGTAACAATGGTAGCTTAGGGGTATCATTCAATTTCTAG